Genomic segment of Gouania willdenowi chromosome 17, fGouWil2.1, whole genome shotgun sequence:
ACAAtcacattaaaacacaattcATACAAAACGTGAACATCTTTGAGGGGGAATGTTGGAATCTGACAAACACACTGGTCCCGCTTTGTTAAATAAAACCAGTGGCGTTTGTAGCTGTTTTGGTGACGGACTTCCGGTTGCGCGGCCGGAAGTTTCAGGCAGACTGAACAAGCTTAGCTGagtgcaaaaatgtattaataaaacGATGAAATGTAGTGTTATTGGATACGCACGGGTATTTATCGACTCTATACATGTTAATTTATCAAAACTTTGAGCttaatgttgtgtattattCAGGAAGACGGCGACTTTGTGCCTCGAAAGTGGCTTTTGTTTACATCACACATTACCTTagaaaacatgcatttttaaattaaaacgaCCAATGTTTCAGTACAAGTGGCACCTATAACACACTGAAAACACGTCTCAGCCTTTTGTGAAATGTTATTATGCATTACTACATGTGAAAGATAAAGTTTAGTTTGTTTAATACAATTTTTTCCCTGCACGGAACCTTTTCGCTGCAGCACCGCGGGGGACCGCgagataaaatatataaaaacagaaaaaagatgaATTAATCGCTTTCGTGTGAACTTTACCTTGTTGTAGTGTTGAGTTGAAGGGCTGAACGATCTGTTCCTCCATGAACCGTCCCCTCTGCCCCACCGCTGCCCTCGAAAACCCCGGGAGTCGTGATGAAACCCGGTGGGTGAATCTCCAAAGTTCCGCTGACCGCCCGTCGGATAATCTCCGTAAGTCTGGGGGCTTCCTGTGTATCCGACCGGCGGGCTGTGTCTATATCCGCGGTGTGCACCTGGAGAGAAGGCCGGTGATCTCGGGGAGTAAGGAGAGAAGCCCCGCGGGGAGCGTCCGTGTGGTCCGGGGCCGCCGTACGGAGAGCGGACACCGGGTGGACCCCAGCCTGATGCCGGGGAAGGGTGCCTGCCTGGCGGCCGAGGACCTCCGGGACTTTGCTGGGGTCTTTCTGGAGCTTGGTACATCGCGGATGGAAGATCAGTAGAGAGCCGTGGAACACGCAGCAGAGGACGGACACGCGCTTCTTTATATGTTGTTTAAAGTGCTCactgctgccccctgctggatGACTCAGCAGATTACTGAGCACATTAACCGTACCTGTAGAAAACCCATGCAAGCAAATATTTGACAATTGTATTTAATCAGACAATACTTTAAGGTAAATCCTGCCAAACATCAGTTCTGTTTTGTAAATAAACTTTACGTGATGTTTCCCACTTtgtattaatttcatatttaatgATTTACCAAGTTGTTGAAGATTGCAGAGCACATATTTGCAGAAgtcaaatatatgtattttcaaaccattattttttttctagtatAGATAGAACAAATTTGTGAAAAATCGTTTTTATAGGCGTTTTGACCATTTCAGGGTTTGTGTTCACTTCTTACTGTGAATGTGCTTTAACAAAACAATTCCttgtaaagtaattaattacattgaAGTATCTAttcataattatatatatatatatatatatatataaaagtgcATGTAATTGTATCAATGACCGTTCGATTAAACTAACTCATTTATCATACAAATGAAAACtgctacaattataattaattagcattaataaAGCCAGCAAAGGCTAAACAGTCCTTCCTCCACAGTCACAGCTCAGAAGGGTTTAGTGAATTTGAAATAAGAAGGCAACAGAAGGCCTTATACAGTTATGTCTATTATTCATGTCGTCAGTGCATaaaaatttgcaacaaacaaaGCTAACATCTCAAATGGATGAAATCTGGCAGTATAAACAGAAACTTGTAGCTAGTCGACTAAATGAACTGCGCAGAacaatatttagcactgtaatataagCTACATATATATAAGTGaaagtctattttattttattatttttatttactcaccttagttacaaacgttgctcactgaggagttgaaagtctcagctcaatctgagcctgattcagagatatttgaggaaaacACAGACAGAGGTTCCTTGCCTGATATTCGATAACAAACCCGATTGATttaagaattttaaaaaaaggaatttaaaataaaactatctTTACAGAAACAATATTAGCAGTATAAACGGCcaagaaaaaaatgatcagaaaGATGTCAATCTTTAACAAATGTACAAACAAACTATAACCAATAAATAAcctatagaaaaaaataagccacatattaatattttttaatactgttaatacattatttttctgtttgtattaaattgctctaaataaataaatataaattatttgcAAATCTTAAAGATGTGAAAAATTTAATGATTGCTACAATAAAGAGAAGATACACATCTACGTCCTGTCATCagtgtgaaaataaaataattcaaagaatgtgtttatgagtcattttcctGATTCATCGTTTTAGCGGCACATTTTAATCGTCTCCATGTTCTGGAGGTTTCTATCTTTAATTCAACA
This window contains:
- the mplkip gene encoding M-phase-specific PLK1-interacting protein, which gives rise to MYQAPERPQQSPGGPRPPGRHPSPASGWGPPGVRSPYGGPGPHGRSPRGFSPYSPRSPAFSPGAHRGYRHSPPVGYTGSPQTYGDYPTGGQRNFGDSPTGFHHDSRGFRGQRWGRGDGSWRNRSFSPSTQHYNKHGSSDAPVEEYFSPLMLLDPWKDLQPITADKATAARRM